From Aegilops tauschii subsp. strangulata cultivar AL8/78 chromosome 5, Aet v6.0, whole genome shotgun sequence:
gcaattttgTTTTGCCAAGCACAAATCTTGATGAGCTTATTCTGCAGGATATACCCGATTTTTGAACATTTGGTGATTTTATCATCAGTTGAACAACTTGCAGTAGCCTTTGTCCAAAAGGTCACATCCCATCTCCAGCTGCAAATATTCTATCATGGGTTGTCGGTTGAACAACTTTCTTCATAATATTTTGGGTCTGAGGATACAATTGGAAAGGAATTTGTCGATGCTTACTGCTTAGGCCCTAAAAAACTGTGATCGGTCATTTATCTTTGGAACAAAGTATATGCATACATTGAAAGAACATTGTCTCTAACTACGGTCCATCTTCCTTGATTGCTTCTTTGCCAGCAAGATCAAAATGCTTACACAAAAAGTGTTTTCCTTAATCTATTTTCCTATATCTCTGCAGATGGTAATCAGGAGCTGCAAACACCATTATGCTGGCTAACTCCGAGATGTGGCTCTGCATGATAGTGGCATGGCATTGCCATGGTGTTGAGGAACGCGGCCTCCATATCTGAGGACGCACTTCTCCTGAGCAAACACAGGGCATACTCCATCATTGATGCGTCACAGGGCAGCGTGATTCTGTCACCGTCAACGCCTGTGAAGCCGAACTCCTCTGGGGACATCCTCAAGAGCTCGTCGAAGACGGTCGTGCCGAGGAACACAAGCGGTACCTCGAACCTCGCACCGTCGGTAGTGTACACGACGAAGTGGCCCTTGCCAGCCACAGGTGAGCACGACGTGCCACATGGCCCTCCGGTTTCCCCCCCTGATGTTGATGAGGTGAGCCTCTTCCTCCCCATAGCCACCACCCTCTGCCACTTCTTGGCCAGCTGAGCGAGGTTCTTGGCACTCATCATGGTAGTTTCTTGTGTTTCTGGAAACTGGAGAAATTCTTCTGCTAGTTGGAGGCTGGAATGCCTTTTGTCTTTGGATGAAGTGGTGGTGTTAGGAGGGCATTTAGCCATGGATTTATAGCTCAAGGGTAAAGTTGGCGCCCACACGATGGACTGTGATGGTATGCAATGGGTAGGGTACGTGCAGTGCTGCGGTTTTGGAGGTGCCGTGGTGTGATCTGGATCAGGTCTGCTGGGGCCAAGTGTTTGGCACATGCCGGAGCTTGCGCTGGACATCTCGCCTGCAGAGCCGTGGTGATCGGTTTGCTAGGGAATGGCACAAGCACGAGGACCCCATGTGGTTCTCTAACCAGAAGCGCATTTCAGACATGGATGGTGCTTGGAACTctcatcaaaatcatcatcacGTTGTTGGTGTCTGCAGCTAATTCCAACAACATTGCACACAGAGCACGCATGGCATTGTCCCCTTCCCAACGCTCTTGCTGATAGCTACACACTACCCACACGAATATGCACCGCCCTGAGTCCTTTCTTCCTTCTACTATAAATCTGTGGCCTGCTCAGCACAAACTTCATCTCATCTCAAGCAGCATCACAATCTACAACACAACTTCAGACTTCCAGAGCCAAAGTGAAATTTAGCCAGCCGGGAGCACATCCGACTCAACCATGATCCATCCAAAGAAGCTTGCTCAGCTGGCCAAGAAGTGTCAGCGGATGTTGGCGGCCAGAGCCGGTGCCCGCCGTCGGCATGCCTCAGACATGGCCGACGAGTGTTGCAGCACAGTGTCATCTGTGGTTG
This genomic window contains:
- the LOC109757028 gene encoding auxin-responsive protein SAUR36, encoding MSSASSGMCQTLGPSRPDPDHTTAPPKPQHCTYPTHCIPSQSIVWAPTLPLSYKSMAKCPPNTTTSSKDKRHSSLQLAEEFLQFPETQETTMMSAKNLAQLAKKWQRVVAMGRKRLTSSTSGGETGGPCGTSCSPVAGKGHFVVYTTDGARFEVPLVFLGTTVFDELLRMSPEEFGFTGVDGDRITLPCDASMMEYALCLLRRSASSDMEAAFLNTMAMPCHYHAEPHLGVSQHNGVCSS